One window of the Chryseotalea sp. WA131a genome contains the following:
- a CDS encoding helix-turn-helix transcriptional regulator gives MTTKLKDKNLTSWDDHLDKKYGKKGSMTREKYEEDFETFKIGVLIQEARKRQHLTQEELAIKVGTTKNYISRIENNASDIRLTTLMRIIREGLGGRLKFSVDI, from the coding sequence ATGACAACAAAGCTAAAAGATAAAAATCTGACGTCATGGGACGACCATCTTGACAAGAAGTATGGAAAAAAAGGCTCAATGACTCGTGAAAAATACGAAGAGGATTTCGAGACATTCAAAATTGGAGTCCTCATTCAAGAGGCACGTAAGAGACAACATTTGACTCAAGAGGAACTTGCTATTAAAGTTGGGACAACGAAAAACTATATTTCAAGAATTGAGAACAACGCCAGCGACATTAGACTAACAACCTTGATGAGAATTATTCGCGAAGGACTTGGCGGACGACTAAAATTCTCGGTCGACATTTAA
- a CDS encoding type II toxin-antitoxin system RelE/ParE family toxin codes for MTKFLRDTYVYQNHFWDFYNDQKKEVQDKIDYVIGLVRTLQMVPERFFKHLEGTDGIYEMRVKVGSDIYRIFCFFDQGQLIILLNGFQKKKDKTPRQEIIRAERLKKEYYDNKAKR; via the coding sequence GTGACTAAATTTCTTCGTGACACGTATGTTTACCAAAATCATTTTTGGGACTTCTATAACGACCAGAAAAAAGAGGTTCAGGACAAAATTGACTATGTAATTGGGCTCGTGAGAACTTTACAAATGGTTCCCGAAAGGTTTTTTAAGCATCTTGAAGGGACGGACGGCATTTATGAGATGAGAGTAAAAGTAGGTTCTGACATTTATAGAATCTTCTGCTTCTTTGACCAAGGTCAACTAATCATCTTGCTAAATGGGTTTCAAAAAAAGAAAGATAAAACTCCGAGACAAGAAATTATTAGAGCAGAACGACTTAAAAAAGAATATTATGACAACAAAGCTAAAAGATAA
- a CDS encoding HlyD family efflux transporter periplasmic adaptor subunit, which produces METKIELRSEEVQDIITQMPSWLLRWGITLIFVLFMGLLAVSWFIKYPDAIKATVVVTTNPAPINLLSRTSGKILLLKNQNEPVAKDEVVAVLQSNANYKDVLWLEKIIAEQNSSTDFYCGLSKSLVVGELQPFLNNAIRALQELTGFQQNELHQKQIAHLQKLIVSYKRLNQNLQGQLGLMQQETSLSYQQFKTDSLLLTQKVIAPLDFNKTKGSYLVQLRSLKNTEASIISNQLQIGALEKQITELEVDKNTKEAQLQTAANNSLNELTSQIRKWKENYLFVAPTAGSLAYLDFIENEQFIESSKTLFAILPNSKQLVARAELPIAGAGKVKVGQNVNIRLSNYPYERFGMLRGKIESISNVPEKEKYTVLISLPEGMTSTHNRSLVFRPQLQGETEIITEDLRVLERVFYQVRKLLKTN; this is translated from the coding sequence ATGGAGACTAAGATTGAACTGCGCAGCGAAGAAGTACAAGACATCATCACCCAAATGCCGAGTTGGCTGTTGCGGTGGGGCATTACGCTTATATTTGTTTTGTTTATGGGGCTGCTGGCCGTGAGTTGGTTCATCAAATACCCTGATGCGATCAAAGCCACCGTTGTAGTGACCACCAACCCTGCGCCCATCAATTTGTTGAGCCGCACTTCAGGCAAGATTCTGTTATTAAAAAATCAAAATGAACCCGTGGCAAAAGATGAAGTGGTGGCGGTATTGCAGAGCAATGCCAATTATAAAGATGTGTTGTGGCTAGAGAAAATAATTGCAGAACAAAATTCCTCCACTGATTTTTACTGTGGCCTTTCCAAGAGTTTAGTGGTAGGTGAGCTACAACCTTTTTTGAACAATGCCATCCGCGCATTACAAGAGCTCACGGGTTTTCAGCAGAATGAACTGCACCAAAAACAAATAGCACACTTGCAAAAGCTGATTGTTTCATACAAGCGACTCAACCAAAATCTGCAAGGCCAACTAGGCTTGATGCAGCAAGAAACTTCCCTTAGTTACCAACAATTTAAAACGGACTCATTATTACTAACACAAAAAGTAATTGCTCCACTCGATTTCAATAAAACAAAAGGCAGTTATTTGGTGCAATTGCGTTCGCTCAAAAACACCGAGGCATCTATCATCTCTAACCAATTGCAGATTGGTGCACTTGAGAAACAGATAACTGAACTGGAAGTGGACAAAAATACTAAAGAAGCACAATTACAAACTGCTGCAAACAATAGCCTAAACGAACTCACCTCTCAGATTAGAAAGTGGAAGGAAAATTATTTGTTTGTAGCCCCTACTGCTGGCTCATTGGCCTACTTGGACTTTATTGAAAACGAACAGTTTATAGAAAGCTCAAAAACTTTATTTGCCATACTGCCCAACTCAAAGCAATTGGTTGCCAGAGCTGAACTGCCCATTGCTGGTGCGGGCAAAGTAAAAGTGGGACAGAATGTAAACATTAGGCTTAGTAACTATCCTTACGAACGGTTTGGTATGCTGCGCGGAAAAATTGAAAGCATCTCGAATGTGCCAGAAAAAGAAAAATACACAGTTTTGATAAGCCTGCCCGAAGGCATGACCAGTACGCACAACAGGTCTCTAGTTTTTAGGCCACAGTTGCAAGGGGAGACCGAAATTATTACAGAAGATTTGAGAGTTTTGGAGCGCGTGTTTTATCAAGTTAGGAAATTGCTGAAGACGAACTGA
- a CDS encoding ABC transporter permease, with protein MNKIVKFSLLYFSHDKKSWLLNTLGLSAGLSIILLILSYQIHQSDYDKFWPNHENIFRIRRAVTYHGDKTNIALTNSKLVEALSSLPEVEVATGFMKNQSELLFRRNDDLFIENNGLICDKKFLEVFDVKLKLGSDRKGLDNPNSIMISESFSKKHLGNINPIGNYLSITDEGIQKQLIITGLFNDIPTNSSLRFDFLISGSTFSYWQQMIDNGILPTHTFILVKSMGVTETFLNQKLAILNKEISPPSDIITEDTAQKLDDIHINSGLLFDFSKSINLIHYKVLGLVSILLSLITVFNFMSTMSNKTLNRKGSYAILKVYGATNLSLLVQQLIETVIYFEGAFILSIIVAELLLVPIIGNLTSLHLSILNNLGTLLVFNAIFLLVALVATLIYSIPIIRISTLIKDVKRTSQIRGNIFSAKTFILILQFGISFGFITWFLVSHKQLNYLSNIDLGYKKSNIICLRYNSNISQANWINLKNELSINSQFASVSGSQYKLIGELNASVIEKENNEAIKVMWNRVDYNFLPSLKMKLISGRNFSRDIPADKNGIIINETAWRALSDSTIQKVRFPIVNRENATTIIGVVKDFHFESFNNKIPPLVLGLKDDFSKYIYIETNDNIKSSIKNLREVWRELKVESPFEFELLDDSFNSIIQEEVIIEKVSIIFMFCSVVLSLVGLSLSTSYYIRSNNKVFSIKKILGASERELIFGMYIMFAIKIFIGLIIAMPICYFTTNAWLFNYPYRIDFPFSYFFFVSGSILIFASIIILIGGLRLYSLKAVDQLREN; from the coding sequence ATGAATAAAATCGTGAAATTCAGCCTTTTATATTTTTCACATGACAAAAAAAGTTGGCTATTAAATACCCTTGGTTTAAGTGCTGGGTTAAGTATTATACTACTAATACTATCTTATCAAATTCATCAAAGTGATTATGATAAGTTTTGGCCCAATCATGAGAATATTTTCAGAATTAGAAGAGCTGTAACTTATCATGGTGATAAAACTAATATTGCTTTAACAAACTCAAAGCTAGTTGAGGCTCTATCATCATTGCCAGAAGTAGAAGTTGCTACAGGGTTCATGAAAAATCAAAGTGAACTCCTATTTAGAAGAAATGACGATTTATTCATTGAGAATAATGGTCTTATCTGTGATAAGAAATTTCTTGAGGTGTTTGATGTTAAATTAAAATTAGGTAGTGATCGGAAAGGGTTAGACAATCCCAATAGCATCATGATTTCCGAATCTTTTTCAAAGAAACATTTAGGTAATATAAACCCAATTGGAAATTACTTATCGATAACCGATGAGGGGATTCAAAAACAACTAATTATTACAGGATTATTTAATGACATCCCCACTAATTCAAGTCTTAGATTTGATTTTTTAATATCAGGCTCTACTTTTTCTTATTGGCAGCAAATGATCGACAATGGTATTCTGCCTACGCACACATTTATTTTAGTGAAATCAATGGGAGTAACTGAAACATTTCTTAACCAGAAATTAGCAATTCTCAATAAAGAGATCAGTCCTCCTTCTGACATCATTACAGAAGACACCGCTCAAAAGCTTGATGACATCCATATTAATTCTGGTTTACTATTTGACTTTTCAAAAAGTATTAATCTAATTCATTACAAAGTTCTTGGTTTGGTATCTATTCTTTTATCGTTGATCACAGTATTTAACTTTATGAGCACCATGTCTAATAAGACATTGAATAGAAAAGGCAGCTATGCCATTCTTAAAGTATATGGAGCAACAAATCTATCTTTACTAGTCCAGCAATTAATTGAAACAGTTATTTACTTTGAAGGCGCATTTATACTTTCAATTATAGTTGCCGAGTTATTGTTAGTGCCAATTATAGGTAATCTTACTTCCCTACACCTTAGTATTCTAAATAATCTCGGTACACTTCTAGTCTTTAACGCCATCTTTCTACTAGTAGCACTAGTGGCTACACTTATCTATTCGATTCCAATTATTAGAATCTCTACATTGATTAAGGATGTAAAAAGAACATCCCAGATTAGAGGAAATATTTTTAGTGCAAAAACATTTATATTAATTTTACAATTCGGAATTTCCTTTGGATTTATCACTTGGTTTTTGGTCAGTCATAAACAACTAAATTATTTAAGCAATATTGATTTGGGTTATAAAAAATCTAATATTATTTGTTTACGGTATAATTCAAATATTTCTCAAGCTAACTGGATAAATTTAAAGAATGAGCTAAGCATAAACAGTCAGTTTGCTAGCGTTTCTGGTTCACAATATAAATTAATAGGAGAATTAAATGCTTCCGTTATAGAAAAAGAAAATAACGAAGCAATCAAGGTAATGTGGAACAGAGTTGATTACAATTTTTTACCAAGCTTAAAAATGAAACTTATTTCTGGTCGGAATTTCTCAAGAGATATTCCTGCTGACAAAAATGGAATTATCATTAATGAAACAGCATGGAGAGCTCTCAGTGATTCAACTATTCAAAAGGTACGGTTTCCTATTGTTAATCGAGAGAATGCGACAACAATAATAGGTGTTGTTAAAGACTTTCACTTTGAATCCTTTAATAACAAAATACCGCCACTTGTTTTGGGCCTCAAAGATGATTTTAGCAAATATATTTATATAGAAACGAATGACAACATTAAAAGCTCTATCAAAAATCTTAGAGAAGTATGGAGGGAATTAAAGGTGGAGTCACCTTTTGAATTTGAACTTTTGGATGATTCTTTTAATTCCATAATTCAAGAAGAAGTAATTATTGAAAAGGTTTCGATAATATTTATGTTTTGTTCTGTGGTTCTATCACTAGTAGGATTATCCTTATCCACAAGTTATTATATTCGTTCAAATAATAAAGTATTTTCAATAAAGAAAATACTTGGAGCGTCAGAACGGGAACTGATTTTTGGGATGTATATCATGTTTGCAATTAAAATTTTCATAGGTCTGATTATTGCTATGCCCATTTGCTATTTTACAACTAACGCATGGCTATTTAATTACCCGTATAGAATAGATTTTCCTTTTTCTTATTTCTTTTTTGTATCAGGGAGCATCCTAATTTTTGCAAGTATTATTATTTTAATTGGTGGGCTACGGCTTTATTCGCTTAAAGCCGTTGATCAGCTAAGAGAGAACTAA
- a CDS encoding lantibiotic dehydratase, with product MKIEFSDFFLLRSPISPLSDFFKNSSEQVKDIQQLREQIHKYFEKPEINEGLFLSSSALFENFISWCSPDKLATQISKLDISYYKYYLRSVYRCTPFGTYAGITTGSISKLDTVLQLGNKLKRRVKLDIGYLYEVTKKITNESNVNSLLRIYSNNTIYRVANEYRYINYTFNEEEKVFSLNSIDYTPLLERTIQIALQGIKFDELVSQISDCKEDIPEVNDFINSLIEIQVLITELEPTVHGEHFQDRIANILKPIQNRFRYSQNILTAIDLTYESIDTPTVDKYLKIQSSLEELKIERESSKLFHVDILRQPLKLNINEYDLVPLKKLLEIKSAFQKESKKDIDTFRDRFFELYEDREVSLIEIMDSDSGIPYPAGVEMNDTPFFLRDLQFNNPTITNTSHVQLTFFDKLLIEKLSSKKNDSHISIKLEELNQANGNFIRNEETTNLGLILSFFNKSTLSDSNSQYEIYFKGAYSPSASNLLSRFCYIDDTLFKKVTEANGFEAAFDPDKIYAEISHLPGKRVGNIISRPSLREFEIPILTIPSDGQKIIPLNDLLISVSSNKIILRSKKFNKEVIPRLGCAHNFGANPLPIYKFLCDLQFQNKIDQVFFNWPDCLSKIQFLPRVYVDNIIVLKARWKLFKKEIESFTLVKEDQTLLEMYNNFVESSKIGRFTTFTEGDHQILIDSQNILCLRIFKELVKGKSEIVLEELLENPQNLLVHVNKEYHTNEIIIPVTIHSATSTSNFTQKRELNVQRSFSIGSEWLYVKIYCGTKAADQILLMRIYPFVKTVLNDKIIISWFFLRYHDKEGHHIRLRLRVKDNLYSQAIKLLYEALHFELNKEIVKLKFDTYNRELERYGGNLILECEDFFQVDSSCVFELMNYALENDKNSRWLIGLYAINLLLDDFQITIKERCNLFKFLSEQFAIEFNLSKNINLKKAISKRYREDSTLINEFEKNFKPNELSVIMERRSINIQPIIKKIKQKVIDNSLVTEIDLLRSFIHMFLNRLLEIRQREQELLIYTYLFKHYKSLAYLSENDIEGVNNESKQKHNL from the coding sequence ATGAAAATTGAATTCAGCGACTTTTTTCTACTTCGATCGCCAATATCTCCATTAAGCGATTTTTTTAAAAATAGTAGTGAGCAAGTCAAAGATATTCAACAGCTTCGTGAGCAAATACATAAATATTTTGAAAAGCCAGAAATAAATGAGGGTCTATTCCTTTCATCTTCTGCTTTATTTGAAAATTTTATCTCCTGGTGTTCACCTGATAAACTTGCAACACAAATATCTAAACTTGACATTTCATATTATAAGTATTACCTAAGATCAGTTTATAGGTGTACTCCATTTGGAACTTACGCAGGTATTACAACTGGGTCGATTTCAAAACTAGATACTGTACTGCAACTAGGTAATAAGTTAAAAAGGAGAGTAAAACTCGATATTGGGTATCTATATGAGGTAACAAAAAAAATCACAAACGAAAGTAATGTCAATAGTTTACTGCGCATTTATTCTAACAATACTATCTATAGAGTTGCAAACGAGTATAGGTATATTAACTATACATTTAATGAAGAGGAAAAGGTATTTTCGTTAAATTCAATAGATTATACCCCACTTTTAGAAAGAACAATCCAAATAGCGCTACAAGGAATTAAATTTGATGAACTAGTTTCTCAAATATCTGATTGTAAAGAGGATATTCCCGAGGTTAATGACTTTATTAATAGTCTTATCGAGATTCAGGTACTGATAACTGAATTAGAGCCAACTGTACATGGTGAGCATTTTCAAGATAGAATAGCGAACATACTTAAGCCAATACAAAACAGGTTTAGGTATTCGCAGAACATACTTACAGCCATTGATCTAACTTATGAATCTATTGATACTCCTACCGTAGATAAATACCTAAAAATACAGAGCAGTTTAGAAGAATTGAAAATTGAGAGAGAGTCATCAAAATTATTTCATGTCGACATTTTAAGACAGCCATTAAAACTTAATATAAATGAATATGATTTAGTTCCTCTCAAAAAATTACTTGAGATCAAGAGTGCCTTTCAAAAAGAATCAAAAAAAGATATTGATACATTTAGAGATCGCTTTTTTGAACTTTACGAGGATAGAGAAGTTTCTTTAATTGAAATCATGGATTCCGATAGCGGCATCCCATATCCCGCAGGAGTAGAAATGAATGATACTCCCTTTTTTTTACGCGATCTGCAATTCAATAATCCAACAATCACCAACACTTCACATGTCCAGTTAACTTTCTTCGACAAACTATTAATAGAAAAACTAAGTAGTAAAAAAAATGATAGTCATATCTCAATTAAGTTAGAAGAACTTAATCAGGCGAATGGAAATTTCATAAGAAATGAAGAAACAACTAATCTAGGGCTAATTCTTTCGTTTTTTAATAAATCAACATTATCCGATTCAAATAGCCAGTACGAGATTTACTTTAAAGGAGCTTATAGTCCATCCGCATCAAATCTTTTAAGTAGATTCTGTTACATTGATGATACTCTTTTTAAAAAAGTAACTGAAGCAAATGGATTTGAAGCAGCGTTTGATCCAGATAAAATCTACGCTGAGATATCTCATCTTCCAGGTAAGAGAGTAGGTAATATAATTTCTCGCCCAAGTCTTAGGGAGTTTGAGATTCCAATATTGACCATCCCATCTGATGGCCAAAAAATTATACCATTAAATGATCTCCTAATTTCTGTTAGTAGTAATAAGATAATTCTAAGATCAAAAAAATTCAATAAGGAAGTAATTCCAAGATTAGGATGCGCACATAATTTTGGCGCGAACCCTCTACCGATTTATAAATTTCTGTGTGACTTACAATTTCAAAATAAAATTGATCAAGTATTTTTCAATTGGCCAGATTGTTTATCCAAAATACAATTCTTGCCTAGAGTTTATGTAGATAACATAATTGTCTTAAAGGCTCGATGGAAACTTTTTAAAAAAGAAATTGAATCTTTCACGTTGGTTAAAGAAGACCAAACTCTTCTGGAAATGTATAATAATTTTGTGGAAAGTAGTAAAATTGGCAGATTTACAACCTTCACAGAAGGAGATCATCAGATACTCATTGATTCTCAAAACATATTATGCTTGAGAATTTTTAAAGAACTAGTAAAGGGGAAGAGTGAAATAGTGCTAGAAGAACTATTGGAAAACCCGCAAAATCTTTTAGTTCACGTTAACAAAGAGTATCACACAAATGAAATTATTATACCAGTTACAATTCATTCTGCAACAAGCACTTCCAATTTCACTCAAAAGAGGGAATTAAATGTACAAAGATCTTTTTCAATTGGATCAGAATGGCTTTATGTAAAAATTTACTGTGGGACTAAGGCTGCAGATCAAATACTGTTAATGCGGATATATCCTTTTGTAAAGACGGTGCTAAATGATAAAATCATAATTTCATGGTTTTTTCTAAGGTATCACGATAAAGAAGGACATCATATAAGATTAAGATTAAGGGTTAAAGACAATCTATACTCACAAGCAATTAAGCTTTTGTACGAAGCCCTCCATTTTGAGCTCAATAAAGAGATTGTTAAATTGAAGTTTGATACTTACAACCGAGAATTAGAAAGGTATGGAGGCAACTTGATATTGGAATGTGAAGACTTTTTTCAAGTGGACAGTAGTTGTGTATTTGAACTAATGAACTATGCTCTAGAGAATGACAAAAATTCTAGATGGTTAATAGGATTATATGCCATTAATCTACTTTTAGATGATTTTCAAATCACAATAAAAGAAAGATGCAATCTTTTTAAGTTTCTTAGTGAGCAGTTTGCGATTGAGTTCAACCTAAGTAAAAATATTAATCTAAAAAAAGCTATTAGCAAAAGATACAGGGAGGATTCAACTTTAATAAATGAATTTGAAAAGAATTTTAAACCTAATGAGCTATCTGTTATCATGGAAAGGAGAAGTATCAATATTCAGCCCATAATAAAAAAAATAAAACAAAAAGTAATAGACAATAGCCTTGTTACAGAAATTGATTTACTCCGAAGTTTTATACATATGTTTCTAAATAGACTTTTAGAGATTAGGCAAAGAGAGCAAGAACTACTCATCTACACTTATCTTTTTAAGCACTACAAATCGCTTGCATATTTATCGGAAAACGATATTGAAGGAGTAAATAATGAGTCAAAACAGAAACATAATTTATGA
- a CDS encoding lanthionine synthetase C family protein: MKELEKILFKSLEDISIELFPDQFDDNPGIAGNAGVALYFSYLHLLTREDKHASQASRLIENSVINLNKALDNSFAGTAGVAWVVQHLVNIGILDESTTENLIDIDKFLDDTIKIDLEAGDYDLFHGLIGKGIYYIERYQYKKSNDIVRTIKKIIDGLNSISEKSNEGITWRYKIGNELNEHTHSLGLAHGIPSIISFLSSASKLNLDLPIVNELIAGASEWLLKKRIDNNQFSFHSYTSPDLEEGENGSSRLAWCNGDLGVSIALLSASKTINSELLYKEAINIAIKTCNRDLKDSGVFQSNGFVDPNFCHGISGIAHIYGRLFKITGLDIFLYRHKYWLQELMNHRVEGCGIAGFVSDIWMSFDPIKGKAVKKWGSSPSLVTGTAGVGLVLLSALKKNATNWDKMFFTNI, translated from the coding sequence ATGAAAGAATTAGAAAAAATATTATTCAAGTCTTTAGAGGACATAAGTATTGAGTTGTTTCCAGATCAATTTGATGATAACCCAGGGATCGCTGGTAACGCAGGCGTTGCGCTATATTTCTCATATCTGCACTTACTAACTAGAGAAGATAAACATGCCTCGCAAGCATCCCGATTAATAGAAAATTCTGTAATAAATTTAAACAAAGCATTAGATAACTCATTCGCTGGGACAGCAGGAGTTGCTTGGGTCGTGCAACACTTAGTCAACATTGGAATTCTGGATGAATCAACAACCGAAAACCTTATTGATATTGACAAATTTCTAGATGACACTATTAAAATTGATTTAGAAGCAGGTGACTATGATCTATTCCACGGCCTCATAGGAAAAGGTATTTATTACATAGAAAGATACCAGTATAAAAAGTCTAATGACATTGTCAGAACGATAAAGAAAATTATTGACGGGCTAAATTCAATAAGCGAAAAATCAAATGAGGGAATAACATGGAGATATAAAATTGGAAATGAATTAAATGAACATACACATTCCTTAGGGTTAGCACACGGTATTCCTAGCATTATTTCTTTTCTCTCTAGTGCCTCTAAATTAAATTTAGATTTGCCTATTGTGAATGAGCTTATCGCAGGTGCGTCCGAATGGTTACTTAAAAAAAGGATTGATAATAATCAATTCTCATTTCACTCTTATACCTCACCTGATCTAGAAGAAGGCGAAAATGGTTCTTCTAGGCTTGCTTGGTGCAATGGTGATTTAGGGGTTTCAATAGCTCTACTATCAGCATCAAAAACTATAAATAGCGAATTGCTTTACAAGGAAGCAATAAATATCGCAATCAAAACCTGTAATAGAGACTTAAAGGACTCTGGCGTTTTTCAGAGTAATGGCTTTGTTGATCCAAACTTCTGTCATGGAATTTCAGGTATTGCCCACATTTATGGCCGCTTGTTTAAAATCACTGGACTTGATATTTTTCTATATCGTCATAAATACTGGCTTCAAGAATTAATGAATCATAGGGTGGAGGGCTGTGGAATAGCAGGATTTGTATCAGACATCTGGATGAGTTTTGACCCTATAAAAGGAAAAGCCGTAAAAAAATGGGGTAGCAGTCCTTCCTTAGTGACTGGAACCGCAGGGGTTGGGTTAGTGCTATTATCTGCCCTTAAAAAAAATGCTACTAATTGGGATAAAATGTTTTTTACTAATATTTGA
- a CDS encoding peptidase domain-containing ABC transporter codes for MFNQFPFYKQLDEMDCGPSCLRMIARYYGKNYTVSELRSKSHISLEGVSMLGISEAAEAIGFRSLGVKIPFEKIAIDAPLPCIVHWNQNHFAVVYEIKKNKLRVADPAIGLLTYTKEEFLNCWLSTSSDGHGLGIALLLEPTPLFYQIEEIGEKNIRTGFHYLLGYLHSHQKFIVQLLIGLLLGSLIQLILPFLTQSIVDVGINTHNISFIYLILAGQLMLFFGRTLAEFLRRWILLHLSTRINLSIISDFLIKLMQLPMSFFDSKKIGDILQRIEDHRRIEQFLSSSSLSILFSFFNLIVFGVVLALYSISIFLIFFIASAIFIAYILFFLKIRKEQDYKRFNISSRNRSNLIQLINGMQEIKLNNCERSKRWEWERIQASLFRLNIDSTRLQQMQDGGGLFINELKNIFITFAAATAVINGSMTLGMMLAVQYIIGQLNVPINEFVNFIRELQDARISLDRIGEIRLLENEEKLDDQTSANVSFSHTDSISLKNVSYQYEGPQSPKALNDIDLSINQGKVTAIVGSSGSGKTTLLKLLLKFYLPTEGKILLGKTDMKQLSARDWRSKCGTVMQDGYIFSDTIAHNICVSDEEPDPKRILHAATLANIHDFIESSPLGYNTKIGADGSGISAGQRQRMLIARAVYKNPEYIFFDEATSALDANNEKVIMDNLSEFFKGKTVLVIAHRLSTVKNADSIVVLDQGKIIEQGTHKELTLKKGSYYELVKNQLELGD; via the coding sequence TTGTTCAATCAATTTCCATTTTATAAACAACTAGACGAGATGGATTGCGGTCCATCTTGTCTAAGGATGATTGCTAGATATTATGGAAAAAATTACACAGTTAGCGAGTTGAGGAGTAAATCTCATATTTCTCTTGAAGGTGTTTCTATGCTAGGCATTAGTGAAGCAGCAGAAGCTATTGGCTTTCGTTCACTTGGTGTTAAAATACCCTTTGAGAAGATAGCCATAGACGCACCATTACCTTGCATTGTTCACTGGAATCAAAATCATTTTGCCGTAGTCTATGAAATAAAAAAAAATAAACTACGGGTGGCAGATCCTGCAATTGGTCTATTAACGTATACTAAAGAAGAGTTTCTTAATTGTTGGCTTTCTACTTCATCTGACGGGCATGGCTTAGGAATTGCATTATTACTTGAGCCAACTCCCTTGTTTTATCAGATCGAAGAAATCGGTGAGAAAAATATACGAACGGGCTTCCATTATTTATTGGGCTACTTACATTCACATCAAAAATTCATTGTTCAATTACTCATTGGTCTTTTGTTAGGAAGTTTAATTCAATTGATACTTCCCTTCCTCACACAATCAATCGTAGATGTAGGAATTAACACTCACAATATCTCTTTTATTTACTTGATATTAGCGGGGCAATTGATGCTTTTTTTTGGTCGCACTTTAGCAGAATTTTTAAGAAGATGGATATTGCTTCATTTAAGCACCCGCATCAATCTCTCTATTATTTCTGATTTCCTAATCAAGCTCATGCAATTACCCATGAGTTTTTTTGACTCAAAAAAAATTGGTGATATCCTCCAACGAATTGAAGATCATAGGCGTATAGAGCAGTTTCTAAGTTCCTCTTCTCTTAGCATTTTATTTTCTTTTTTTAATTTAATTGTTTTTGGAGTAGTCTTGGCCTTGTATAGTATTTCAATTTTCTTGATCTTTTTTATAGCCAGTGCAATCTTTATAGCATATATTCTTTTCTTCTTAAAAATCAGAAAAGAGCAGGACTATAAACGCTTTAATATTTCATCACGCAATCGTAGTAATCTTATTCAGTTAATAAATGGAATGCAAGAGATCAAACTCAACAATTGCGAACGTAGCAAACGATGGGAATGGGAACGTATTCAAGCAAGTTTATTCCGCCTCAACATAGACAGTACTCGCCTACAACAAATGCAAGATGGTGGAGGTTTATTCATCAACGAGCTAAAAAATATATTTATAACATTCGCTGCTGCTACAGCAGTAATTAATGGCAGCATGACACTAGGCATGATGTTAGCTGTGCAATACATTATTGGCCAATTGAATGTACCTATCAATGAATTTGTCAATTTTATTCGTGAACTACAAGACGCGCGCATCAGCTTGGATCGTATCGGTGAAATTAGATTGTTAGAAAATGAAGAAAAGCTAGATGATCAGACCTCTGCTAATGTATCGTTTTCACATACAGATTCTATTTCCCTAAAAAACGTTAGCTATCAATACGAAGGTCCTCAATCACCAAAGGCCCTGAATGATATTGATTTGAGTATTAATCAAGGGAAAGTAACAGCCATAGTAGGTAGTAGCGGAAGTGGGAAGACTACTTTACTAAAACTCCTTTTAAAATTTTATCTGCCTACAGAAGGTAAAATTCTATTAGGCAAGACTGACATGAAACAATTAAGTGCTCGTGATTGGCGATCAAAGTGCGGAACAGTAATGCAAGATGGTTATATCTTCTCAGATACAATTGCACACAATATTTGCGTAAGTGATGAAGAGCCAGATCCAAAACGGATTTTGCATGCTGCTACACTAGCGAATATACACGATTTTATTGAGTCCTCACCGCTCGGTTACAATACAAAAATAGGTGCAGATGGTTCAGGCATTAGTGCCGGGCAACGCCAGCGAATGTTAATAGCCCGTGCTGTCTATAAAAATCCAGAATATATTTTTTTTGATGAAGCTACTAGCGCACTTGATGCTAATAACGAAAAGGTAATTATGGACAACCTCAGTGAATTTTTTAAAGGTAAAACCGTGTTAGTGATTGCCCACCGACTAAGTACCGTTAAAAATGCAGATAGCATTGTAGTATTGGACCAGGGGAAAATAATTGAGCAAGGAACACATAAGGAATTGACTTTAAAAAAAGGAAGTTATTATGAATTGGTGAAGAATCAGTTGGAATTGGGGGACTAA